The following proteins are co-located in the Siansivirga zeaxanthinifaciens CC-SAMT-1 genome:
- a CDS encoding diphosphomevalonate/mevalonate 3,5-bisphosphate decarboxylase family protein, producing MTEKQFISKPFSKIIENGSVSWESPSNIALIKYWGKKKDQIPENPSISFTLNNCKTITTLTYSKKEDTSKFEFDVFLDGEKKDSFKSKIEIFFKRIEAYLPFLKDYYFKIDTKNTFPHSSGIASSASGMSALALCLMSIEKELVDVTLSAAKRSFNNDYFTKKASFLARLGSGSACRSIEGDLIVWGANKTVAEASDLYGVKYPHEVHDNFKAYQDTILLVDKGEKQVSSTVGHNLMHGHPFAQNRFKQAHDNFEVLKPILQSGDLNKFIALIESEALTLHAMMMTSMPYFILMKPNTLEIINKIWQFRESTGLHVGFTLDAGANVHVLYPKNESAEILEFIKNELVAYCQNGHYICDEIGFGANQLKMNN from the coding sequence ATGACCGAAAAACAATTTATTTCTAAACCCTTTTCAAAAATTATTGAAAACGGAAGTGTTAGCTGGGAATCGCCCAGTAATATTGCTTTAATTAAGTATTGGGGTAAAAAGAAAGATCAAATTCCAGAAAATCCATCCATCAGTTTTACGCTTAACAATTGTAAAACCATTACAACCTTAACATATTCAAAAAAAGAAGATACCTCAAAATTTGAGTTTGATGTGTTTTTAGATGGAGAAAAAAAGGATAGTTTCAAATCTAAAATTGAAATATTTTTTAAGCGCATTGAAGCGTATTTACCATTTTTAAAAGATTATTATTTTAAAATAGATACGAAAAATACCTTTCCTCATAGTTCTGGTATTGCTTCATCGGCAAGTGGTATGAGTGCTTTGGCATTGTGTTTAATGAGTATTGAAAAGGAGTTAGTTGATGTAACCTTGAGCGCAGCCAAAAGGTCTTTTAACAATGATTATTTCACGAAAAAAGCCTCGTTTTTAGCGCGTTTAGGTTCGGGAAGTGCCTGTAGAAGCATTGAAGGCGATCTAATTGTTTGGGGTGCTAATAAAACAGTGGCAGAGGCTAGCGATTTGTATGGCGTGAAATATCCACATGAAGTTCACGATAATTTTAAAGCGTATCAAGACACTATTTTGTTAGTCGACAAAGGCGAAAAGCAGGTTAGTAGTACGGTTGGACATAATTTAATGCATGGGCATCCTTTTGCACAAAATCGTTTTAAGCAAGCCCATGATAATTTTGAAGTATTAAAACCTATTTTACAATCGGGCGACTTAAATAAGTTTATTGCATTAATTGAAAGTGAGGCCTTAACATTACATGCCATGATGATGACAAGTATGCCTTATTTCATTTTAATGAAACCAAATACACTCGAAATTATTAATAAAATATGGCAGTTTAGAGAATCGACGGGTTTACATGTAGGTTTTACTTTAGATGCAGGTGCCAATGTACACGTGCTGTATCCTAAAAATGAAAGTGCTGAAATTTTGGAATTTATTAAAAATGAGTTAGTTGCGTATTGTCAGAATGGTCATTATATTTGCGACGAAATTGGTTTTGGAGCAAATCAATTAAAAATGAATAATTAA
- a CDS encoding BaiN/RdsA family NAD(P)/FAD-dependent oxidoreductase, whose amino-acid sequence MIKKDVLIVGGGAAGFFAAINIAEQNPGLKVAILEKAKEGLQKVKISGGGRCNVTHAEFIPKELIKNYPRGEKELLGPFHQFMTGDTIEWFESRGVELKIEEDGRMFPLSNSSQTIVDCFLNEAEKHQVEILYNHGVNAIKKAENLWVVETTQGDFVADKLVVATGSSPKMWKLLEGLNHTVIQPVPSLFTFDIKDERIKDIPGVVAQQVEIKVLETDLYSEGPLLITHVGMSAPAILKLSAYGALELAKRNYNFQIEINFIKHTFDDCLDVLKVLKHELAKKTVFKSTQFDLPKRLWHKLVLASFMTEDTRWADMNKQQLETLAGQLTQAVFHVTGKSTFKDEFVTAGGIDLKEINFKTFESKLHENLFFAGEVLNIDAITGGFNFQNAWTGAFIVAKAVSN is encoded by the coding sequence ATGATAAAAAAAGATGTGCTAATTGTTGGTGGTGGTGCCGCAGGTTTTTTCGCTGCTATTAATATAGCAGAGCAAAATCCAGGGTTGAAAGTTGCCATTTTAGAAAAAGCCAAAGAAGGTTTGCAGAAGGTTAAAATTTCTGGTGGTGGGCGATGCAACGTAACCCATGCAGAATTTATACCTAAGGAGTTAATTAAAAATTATCCGCGAGGCGAAAAGGAATTGTTAGGGCCATTTCATCAGTTCATGACCGGCGATACCATCGAGTGGTTTGAAAGCAGAGGCGTAGAACTTAAAATTGAAGAAGACGGACGTATGTTTCCTTTGAGCAATTCGTCTCAAACCATTGTCGATTGTTTTTTAAATGAAGCCGAAAAGCATCAGGTAGAGATTTTGTATAATCATGGTGTGAATGCGATAAAAAAAGCTGAAAATTTGTGGGTGGTTGAAACAACTCAAGGCGATTTTGTTGCAGATAAATTAGTTGTCGCGACAGGTAGTAGTCCGAAAATGTGGAAACTTTTAGAAGGCTTAAATCATACGGTTATTCAGCCCGTTCCGTCTTTGTTTACATTCGATATAAAAGACGAGCGTATCAAAGATATTCCGGGCGTTGTTGCGCAACAAGTAGAAATTAAAGTTCTGGAAACCGATTTGTATAGCGAAGGCCCCTTGTTAATTACGCATGTTGGTATGAGTGCGCCCGCGATTTTAAAATTATCGGCTTATGGCGCTCTAGAATTGGCAAAACGAAACTATAATTTTCAAATAGAGATTAATTTTATTAAACATACGTTTGACGATTGTTTAGATGTTTTAAAGGTTTTAAAACACGAGTTAGCTAAGAAAACCGTTTTTAAATCTACGCAATTCGATTTGCCAAAACGCTTGTGGCATAAGTTGGTATTGGCTTCTTTTATGACCGAAGATACGCGTTGGGCAGATATGAATAAACAGCAGTTAGAAACTTTAGCCGGGCAACTTACTCAAGCCGTGTTTCATGTTACTGGAAAAAGCACGTTTAAAGATGAATTTGTAACTGCAGGAGGTATCGATCTAAAAGAAATTAATTTTAAAACCTTTGAAAGTAAGCTTCATGAAAACTTATTTTTTGCAGGTGAAGTTTTAAATATTGATGCCATTACAGGAGGTTTCAACTTTCAAAATGCATGGACAGGGGCGTTTATTGTGGCTAAGGCCGTTTCAAACTAA
- a CDS encoding glycerophosphodiester phosphodiesterase — MKTKILKMGHRGAMAYVAENTLESIKKALSYHVDGVEVDVHVCASGELVVFHDFTLDRITNGTGEISKYTLSELKKLRVKHEFEIPTLNEVLDLLDAKYIINIELKGKNTALKTCETIHYYIKEKGWSYSQFLVSSFQHHELEAVFACDKKIPLGVLTKASVAEAIEFAETIKASAIHPNVALLTSENVKTAQKKGYKVNTWTVNDSETIERVKAYGVDAIISDYPDRL; from the coding sequence ATGAAAACTAAAATACTTAAAATGGGACATCGAGGCGCTATGGCGTATGTTGCCGAAAATACTTTAGAATCGATAAAAAAGGCTTTAAGTTATCATGTGGATGGTGTTGAGGTCGATGTGCATGTGTGTGCTTCAGGTGAGTTGGTGGTTTTTCATGATTTTACTTTAGATAGAATAACCAACGGAACTGGTGAAATTTCAAAATATACGCTTTCAGAATTAAAAAAATTACGTGTAAAACATGAGTTTGAAATCCCTACGTTAAATGAGGTTTTAGATTTGTTAGATGCGAAATACATTATAAATATTGAGTTAAAAGGAAAAAACACGGCTTTAAAAACTTGTGAAACCATTCATTATTATATTAAAGAAAAAGGCTGGTCTTACAGTCAGTTTTTAGTATCCAGTTTTCAGCATCACGAGTTGGAAGCTGTTTTTGCATGCGATAAAAAAATACCTTTGGGGGTTTTAACTAAAGCCAGTGTTGCCGAGGCTATCGAATTTGCTGAAACTATAAAGGCTTCGGCCATTCATCCTAATGTAGCTTTGTTAACTTCAGAAAACGTTAAAACAGCTCAAAAAAAAGGGTATAAAGTGAATACATGGACAGTAAACGACAGTGAAACCATAGAACGAGTGAAGGCCTATGGTGTCGATGCTATTATATCAGATTACCCAGATAGATTATGA
- a CDS encoding acyl-CoA thioesterase, whose translation MTSVNDLLDLLILDNINENEFKGFSKTIGNAYVFGGQVLAQAINAASRTIHNGRILHSLHAYFLEAGQLDIPIIYNVSVLRDGGSFSVRRVTASQNGTVIFILSASFHKEEEGYDHQIKMKTNLKQPEELLSWTDILRQFEDFLPRKLKAFFEIDRPIDFKPVTVANPLEPKDLPPVSDVWFKLRGDIENLSLATKQQILTYISDYNILVSALNPHASKANWGNTQTASLDHSMWFFRDFDFNDWLLFSIESPNATGARGFARGNIFTRDGKLIASVAQEGLMRPKK comes from the coding sequence ATGACTTCTGTAAACGATTTATTAGACCTTTTAATTTTAGATAATATTAATGAAAACGAGTTTAAAGGTTTTAGTAAAACTATTGGTAATGCTTATGTTTTTGGAGGTCAGGTTTTGGCGCAAGCAATTAATGCGGCTTCTAGAACCATTCATAACGGACGTATTTTGCATTCGCTGCATGCTTATTTTTTAGAAGCCGGACAATTAGATATTCCAATTATTTACAATGTAAGTGTGTTACGTGATGGCGGAAGTTTTTCGGTAAGGCGCGTAACTGCCAGTCAGAATGGAACGGTTATTTTTATTTTATCGGCCTCATTTCATAAGGAAGAAGAAGGTTACGATCATCAAATTAAAATGAAAACGAATTTAAAACAACCAGAAGAATTGTTAAGCTGGACCGATATATTAAGACAATTTGAAGATTTTTTACCGCGAAAGCTTAAAGCTTTTTTTGAAATTGACCGTCCTATAGATTTTAAACCTGTTACTGTTGCCAATCCTTTAGAACCAAAAGATTTACCACCAGTAAGCGATGTGTGGTTTAAATTAAGAGGCGATATTGAAAATTTAAGTTTAGCAACCAAGCAACAAATTTTAACTTATATATCCGACTATAATATTTTGGTGTCTGCTTTAAATCCGCATGCAAGTAAAGCCAATTGGGGCAATACACAAACGGCCAGTTTAGATCATTCCATGTGGTTTTTCAGAGATTTCGATTTTAACGATTGGTTGTTGTTTTCTATCGAGTCTCCCAATGCCACAGGCGCACGAGGTTTTGCACGAGGTAATATTTTTACCCGCGATGGCAAACTAATCGCATCGGTAGCCCAAGAAGGTTTAATGCGACCAAAAAAGTAG
- a CDS encoding metallophosphoesterase → MRYTFKFISSFFIVLIINACASYKAQYASEDLKQNQFPDKEIDRVFYLIGDGGLSVNGELSDGLKAFKTYISNKNTKDDYALFLGDNIYPSGMPDKDAKGRTKAENGLNAQITSVDEFKGKTIFIPGNHDWYSKGLKGLKRQEKYIEDALGKNTFLPEDGCPLKSVVVSESIQLIIIDTQWYLENWNHNPTINDDCEIKTRERMFLEVEGELKKAQNKTVIFAMHHPMYTNGIHGGYYDAKKHLYPTQSKIPLPGLASLLAQVRTQGGVSIQDRYNERYNELMSRLETISLDAGNVVFVSGHEHNLQYIENKTIKQIVSGAGSKTSAVSLGKNGLFAYGNQGFSELVVFKDGSSWVKIFGAKQAKPTLLFQKEIIPVKQTFDVSTLPDTFPPAVEVSIYSKEETNKTDFFESVWGNHYRDVYSTKVKAPVATLDTLYGGLEVVRKGGGHQTRSLRLKTKDGRELNMRALRKSATQYLQAVLFKDTYIQNEFEKTAVEGLILDFYTAAHPYAFAVVPDLSNAAKIFHTNPKLYFIPKHKALGKFNDEYGGELYMIEERPEDNYVDERNFGFPDDIESTHDIIEKVRKDEKYKINEGDFIRARLFDMLIGDWDRHQDQWRWAQFDAENGDKIYSPIPRDRDQVFSNFDGALLDVMKIISGSTKQLQVYDDTLNDIGWMNSAGIKLDRVLIQKSSKDDWIEQAVFLQKQITDAVIDKAFTKVPEAVQDKTLLEIKANLKGRRTNLVDIANRYYNYLNALVILTGTDKDDYVEVTRTGDKETHVKISRIKDGEKGEVLVDKTFNRDVTKEIWIYGLDDKDVFEVTGKANNLIYTRLIGGQENDTYIIKNGRRIKVYDHKSKKNTIQENHGAQIKLTDVYNLNLFDFQKNITKNNTMTPSIGFNPDDGVQVGASFVKTVKGFQRNPFSHQHRFKGGYFFATSGFAFSYNGEFANIYQDWNLDVVAKFTSENFTNNFFGYGNETVNKDDVLDLDYNRVKTGIFEVNIGMVKKGNFGSDYGVRTIFEGIEIQKTDGRFISEFAPVINEEFYKRRFFGGLEAQYNYESFDDKLTPSRGMVFQFHVGGKTEFKDTKNTYAYINSNFGFYNSLSKNRKLVLKTDVRSQLRFGDDLIFYQAANIGGDNGLRGYRTQRFTGRNALTGSADVRYSFPSFKTNILPLQIGVFGGADVGRVWYAGDFSNKWHNDYGGGFWVTAADSLSGTFNLFNSVEGWRFSFGFGLNF, encoded by the coding sequence ATGCGTTACACTTTTAAATTTATTTCATCTTTTTTCATCGTTTTAATTATTAACGCTTGCGCCAGTTATAAAGCGCAATATGCAAGCGAAGACCTCAAACAAAATCAATTTCCAGATAAAGAAATTGATAGGGTTTTCTATTTAATTGGCGATGGTGGATTGTCTGTAAACGGGGAATTATCGGATGGATTAAAAGCTTTTAAAACCTATATATCTAACAAAAATACAAAAGACGATTATGCGCTGTTTCTAGGAGATAATATTTATCCGTCTGGAATGCCAGATAAAGACGCAAAAGGTCGAACCAAAGCAGAAAACGGATTAAATGCGCAAATAACCTCGGTAGACGAATTTAAAGGCAAAACTATTTTTATTCCGGGTAATCACGATTGGTATTCGAAAGGATTAAAAGGGTTAAAACGCCAGGAAAAGTATATCGAAGATGCTTTAGGGAAAAACACGTTTCTCCCAGAAGATGGCTGTCCGTTAAAAAGTGTCGTTGTTAGCGAAAGCATTCAGTTAATTATAATAGATACCCAGTGGTATCTAGAAAACTGGAATCACAATCCAACAATAAACGACGATTGCGAAATAAAAACCAGAGAACGTATGTTTCTGGAAGTAGAGGGCGAGTTAAAGAAAGCACAGAATAAAACGGTGATTTTTGCCATGCATCACCCCATGTATACAAACGGTATTCATGGTGGATATTACGACGCAAAAAAGCATTTGTACCCAACCCAAAGTAAGATACCCCTTCCCGGATTAGCATCGTTATTGGCGCAAGTTAGAACTCAAGGAGGCGTGTCTATTCAAGACAGATACAACGAACGTTACAACGAGTTAATGAGTCGTTTGGAAACAATTAGTTTAGATGCTGGTAATGTGGTTTTTGTTTCGGGGCACGAACACAATTTACAATACATTGAAAACAAAACAATCAAGCAAATAGTTTCAGGAGCTGGGTCTAAAACATCGGCCGTGAGCCTTGGTAAAAATGGGTTGTTTGCCTATGGTAATCAGGGGTTTTCAGAATTAGTTGTGTTTAAAGATGGGAGCAGTTGGGTTAAAATTTTTGGAGCTAAACAGGCCAAACCTACCTTGTTGTTTCAGAAAGAAATAATCCCCGTAAAACAAACGTTTGATGTTTCTACCTTACCCGATACTTTTCCGCCAGCGGTAGAAGTTTCAATTTATTCAAAAGAAGAAACCAATAAAACAGATTTTTTCGAATCGGTTTGGGGGAATCATTATCGCGATGTGTATAGTACCAAAGTAAAAGCGCCAGTTGCAACGTTAGATACTTTGTATGGCGGTTTGGAAGTTGTTAGAAAAGGGGGAGGACACCAAACAAGGTCTTTGCGTTTAAAAACCAAAGATGGCAGAGAGTTAAATATGCGAGCACTTCGTAAAAGTGCCACACAATATTTACAGGCTGTTTTGTTTAAAGATACTTACATTCAAAATGAATTTGAAAAAACAGCGGTCGAAGGCCTTATTCTCGATTTCTACACCGCGGCTCACCCGTATGCGTTTGCCGTAGTGCCCGATTTATCGAATGCTGCTAAAATTTTTCATACCAATCCTAAGTTATATTTTATTCCTAAACACAAAGCTTTGGGTAAGTTTAATGATGAATATGGCGGTGAATTATACATGATTGAAGAGCGTCCTGAAGACAACTATGTCGATGAACGAAATTTTGGATTTCCAGATGATATTGAAAGCACCCACGATATTATTGAAAAAGTTCGTAAAGACGAAAAATATAAAATTAATGAGGGCGATTTTATAAGAGCTCGATTGTTCGATATGTTAATTGGCGATTGGGACAGGCATCAAGACCAGTGGCGTTGGGCGCAGTTTGATGCTGAAAATGGTGATAAAATTTACAGTCCGATACCTCGCGACCGCGACCAGGTGTTTTCTAATTTCGACGGTGCTTTGCTGGATGTTATGAAAATTATTTCCGGTTCTACCAAACAGCTTCAGGTGTATGACGACACCCTAAATGATATCGGTTGGATGAATAGCGCTGGAATTAAATTAGACCGTGTTCTTATTCAAAAATCATCTAAAGACGATTGGATAGAACAGGCCGTTTTTTTACAAAAACAAATTACAGATGCTGTTATAGATAAAGCCTTTACAAAAGTGCCCGAAGCTGTTCAGGATAAAACCCTACTGGAAATTAAAGCCAATTTAAAAGGCCGCCGAACTAATTTAGTTGATATTGCAAACCGTTATTATAATTATTTAAATGCCTTGGTTATTTTAACTGGTACCGATAAAGATGATTATGTAGAAGTAACAAGAACGGGCGATAAGGAAACCCATGTTAAAATATCACGAATTAAAGATGGTGAAAAAGGGGAAGTTTTAGTCGATAAAACTTTTAATCGCGATGTTACTAAAGAAATTTGGATTTATGGTTTAGATGATAAAGATGTTTTTGAAGTTACGGGAAAAGCAAATAATTTAATTTACACCCGATTAATTGGCGGACAAGAAAACGACACCTACATAATTAAAAATGGTAGACGCATTAAGGTTTACGATCATAAATCTAAAAAGAATACAATTCAAGAAAATCATGGTGCTCAAATAAAATTAACCGATGTTTATAATTTAAATCTTTTCGATTTTCAAAAGAACATCACAAAAAACAATACCATGACACCAAGCATTGGGTTTAATCCAGACGATGGTGTTCAAGTAGGTGCTTCCTTTGTTAAAACGGTAAAGGGTTTTCAACGCAATCCGTTTTCGCATCAACACCGATTTAAAGGCGGATATTTTTTCGCTACCAGTGGTTTTGCTTTTAGTTACAATGGCGAATTTGCTAATATATATCAAGACTGGAATTTAGATGTTGTTGCAAAATTCACTTCAGAAAATTTTACAAATAACTTTTTTGGTTACGGTAATGAAACTGTAAATAAAGATGATGTTTTAGATTTAGACTATAATCGTGTAAAAACTGGGATTTTTGAGGTGAATATTGGTATGGTTAAAAAAGGAAATTTTGGTAGCGATTATGGCGTTAGAACCATTTTTGAAGGTATAGAAATCCAGAAAACCGATGGGCGTTTTATTTCAGAATTTGCTCCGGTTATTAATGAAGAATTTTATAAAAGACGTTTTTTTGGTGGTTTAGAAGCACAATACAATTACGAGAGTTTCGACGATAAGTTAACGCCAAGTCGAGGTATGGTTTTTCAGTTTCATGTAGGAGGAAAAACCGAATTTAAAGACACAAAAAACACTTATGCCTATATAAATTCTAACTTTGGGTTTTATAATAGTTTATCAAAAAACAGAAAGCTGGTATTAAAAACCGATGTGCGCAGTCAGTTGCGTTTTGGCGACGATTTAATTTTTTATCAAGCGGCAAATATTGGTGGCGATAATGGTTTAAGAGGTTACAGAACCCAGCGCTTTACAGGTAGAAATGCTTTAACAGGTAGTGCCGATGTGCGTTATAGTTTTCCGTCGTTTAAAACGAATATTTTGCCACTTCAAATTGGAGTTTTTGGTGGCGCAGATGTTGGTAGAGTTTGGTATGCGGGCGATTTTTCTAATAAATGGCACAACGATTACGGTGGCGGTTTTTGGGTAACAGCCGCCGATAGCTTATCGGGTACTTTTAACTTGTTTAACAGTGTAGAAGGTTGGCGCTTCTCGTTTGGCTTCGGATTAAATTTTTAA
- a CDS encoding protein adenylyltransferase SelO: MKLQVNDIFNKELPADAVTDNSRRQVEHACFSFVTPKQTAYPEMLHVSPEMLEQFGLSEADSKSESFLNVFTGNTVYPGTKPYAMCYGGHQFGNWAGQLGDGRAINLFEVNHNNNQWVLQLKGAGETPYSRTADGLAVLRSSIREYLCSEAMHHLGVPTTRALSLALTGDMVLRDVMYNGNPAYEKGALVCRVSPSFLRFGNYEIFAARQDVSLLKTLVDFTIKHHFPHLGQPSKDTYLKFFNEVTQRTLRMIIHWQRVGFVHGVMNTDNMSILGLTIDYGPYGWLEGFDYGWTPNTTDRQHKRYRYGNQPNIGLWNLYKLANALYPLIEEVEPLEAILDAFKVNFETESLTMMRNKLGLQMDDVFDASLIQQLEDCLLLAETDMTIFFRNLAKFEKEDASAGFNIIKDAFYNMETVSEDIKQKWNDWFARYASRLELETLSNSERKKHMNLVNPKYVLRNYMAQLAIDEADKGNYSLIDELFQLLKQPYSEQPENEKWFAKRPEWARNKVGCSMLSCSS, from the coding sequence ATGAAGTTACAAGTAAACGACATATTTAATAAAGAACTTCCAGCAGATGCTGTTACAGATAATTCAAGAAGACAGGTAGAACATGCCTGTTTTTCTTTTGTTACGCCAAAGCAAACCGCCTATCCAGAAATGCTTCATGTGTCTCCCGAAATGTTAGAACAGTTTGGGCTTTCAGAAGCAGATTCTAAAAGTGAATCGTTTCTAAATGTTTTTACTGGCAATACGGTTTATCCGGGCACCAAGCCTTATGCTATGTGTTATGGTGGACATCAATTTGGTAATTGGGCAGGGCAATTAGGGGATGGTCGTGCTATTAATTTATTTGAAGTTAATCACAACAACAACCAATGGGTGTTACAATTAAAAGGTGCTGGAGAAACACCTTATTCTCGTACGGCCGATGGTCTTGCTGTGTTGCGATCTTCTATAAGAGAATATTTATGTAGCGAGGCAATGCATCATTTAGGCGTGCCAACTACCAGAGCCTTATCGTTAGCTTTAACGGGCGATATGGTGTTGCGCGATGTCATGTACAACGGTAATCCAGCTTACGAAAAAGGCGCTTTGGTTTGTCGCGTGTCTCCTTCATTTTTGCGCTTTGGTAATTATGAGATTTTTGCTGCCCGACAAGATGTAAGCTTGCTTAAAACGTTGGTCGATTTTACTATAAAACATCATTTTCCTCATTTAGGGCAACCTTCAAAAGACACCTATTTAAAGTTTTTTAATGAGGTTACACAGCGTACTTTAAGGATGATTATTCATTGGCAACGCGTAGGTTTTGTTCATGGTGTTATGAATACCGATAACATGTCTATTTTAGGTTTAACCATCGATTATGGACCTTATGGCTGGTTAGAAGGTTTCGATTATGGCTGGACGCCTAATACAACCGACAGACAACACAAGCGTTACAGATATGGCAATCAGCCTAACATTGGTCTTTGGAATTTGTACAAATTAGCCAATGCCCTGTATCCATTAATAGAAGAAGTAGAACCTTTAGAAGCGATTCTGGATGCATTTAAAGTAAACTTTGAAACCGAATCTTTAACCATGATGCGCAATAAGTTAGGTTTGCAGATGGATGACGTTTTTGATGCTTCTTTAATTCAACAATTAGAAGATTGTTTGCTTTTAGCAGAAACCGATATGACTATTTTCTTTAGAAATTTGGCCAAATTTGAAAAAGAGGATGCATCAGCTGGATTTAATATTATTAAGGATGCTTTTTATAATATGGAAACAGTTTCAGAAGACATAAAACAAAAATGGAACGATTGGTTTGCACGATATGCCTCCAGATTAGAATTGGAAACGCTTTCAAATTCTGAAAGAAAAAAACATATGAATTTGGTTAACCCCAAATATGTGCTTCGAAATTATATGGCTCAATTAGCTATAGATGAAGCCGATAAAGGAAATTATAGTTTAATTGATGAACTTTTTCAGCTTTTAAAACAACCGTATTCCGAACAGCCAGAAAACGAAAAATGGTTTGCTAAACGACCAGAATGGGCCCGGAATAAGGTGGGTTGTTCGATGTTATCTTGCAGCTCTTAA
- the msrA gene encoding peptide-methionine (S)-S-oxide reductase MsrA: protein MKTKNLQTAVFGGGCFWCTEAVFQEIKGVEKVVSGYSGGNAPGKPTYREICSGLTGHAEVVQITFDANTISYTDILVIFLTTHDPTTLNRQGADVGTQYRSVIFYLNDNQKLIAESVVEDMAHYFDNPIVTEISPLKIFYEAEDYHQNYYKNNATAGYCSFVISPKLSKLRQLHADKLK from the coding sequence ATGAAAACTAAAAATTTACAAACCGCTGTTTTTGGTGGTGGCTGTTTTTGGTGTACAGAAGCCGTTTTTCAGGAAATTAAAGGTGTTGAAAAAGTGGTATCTGGCTATTCGGGAGGAAATGCGCCGGGAAAACCAACATACCGAGAAATTTGTTCGGGCTTAACAGGACATGCCGAAGTGGTACAAATCACCTTTGATGCTAATACAATTTCTTATACCGATATACTGGTTATATTTTTAACCACACACGACCCAACAACGTTAAACCGACAAGGTGCCGATGTTGGTACACAATACCGGTCTGTTATTTTTTATTTAAACGACAATCAGAAACTAATAGCCGAGAGCGTGGTTGAAGACATGGCGCATTATTTTGATAATCCTATTGTAACCGAAATAAGTCCGTTAAAGATTTTTTATGAAGCCGAAGATTATCATCAAAACTATTATAAAAACAATGCAACAGCAGGGTATTGTAGTTTTGTAATTTCGCCGAAACTATCTAAATTAAGGCAACTACATGCCGATAAATTAAAATAA
- the msrB gene encoding peptide-methionine (R)-S-oxide reductase MsrB: MLTWKNVMAFAVNGNPEPESRVDKTDAEWKEILTTEQYRITRRKGTEAPGTGALCSVYDAGKYNCVCCGTPLFDSTIKFSSGTGWPSFTQPIKENAIKYEKDVSFGMVRVEVMCNTCDAHLGHVFPDGPEPSGLRYCINSASMVLDKEAINEN, encoded by the coding sequence ATGCTTACATGGAAAAATGTCATGGCTTTTGCCGTTAACGGAAATCCGGAGCCAGAGAGTCGTGTCGATAAAACGGATGCAGAGTGGAAAGAAATTTTAACAACAGAGCAGTACAGAATTACACGTAGAAAAGGCACCGAAGCGCCAGGAACTGGAGCACTTTGTAGTGTTTATGATGCTGGTAAATATAACTGTGTTTGTTGCGGAACACCGTTGTTCGATTCTACCATAAAATTTAGTTCAGGAACGGGTTGGCCAAGTTTTACACAACCCATAAAAGAGAACGCTATTAAATACGAAAAAGACGTTTCGTTTGGAATGGTGCGTGTTGAGGTTATGTGTAATACCTGCGATGCGCATTTAGGCCATGTGTTTCCCGATGGGCCCGAGCCTAGCGGGCTGCGTTATTGTATAAATTCAGCGTCAATGGTTTTAGATAAGGAGGCTATAAATGAAAACTAA